One genomic segment of Dehalococcoidia bacterium includes these proteins:
- the cdaA gene encoding diadenylate cyclase CdaA, whose product MPQAPQSIQTFIDTLRRIDALNVLDILLIAIVIYAALVWLKGASGMSMVKGAAVIVAGGVALTSLFGSQLHAVDWVLRNSLPALLVAVPIVFQPEIRRALERLGRSRVAARRHRRASAPVLTTLSEAAIEMSARRLGALIVIERETGLDDFLRSGATVDAVPTKDLLINIFWRNSPLHDGAVIVRDNRIAAARCILPPSEAVMPGHLGTRHRAALGISEQTDAVVIVVSEETGAISVAFNGQLLPGLGADRLRSVLQQHAGQTEGATLRLIRPGETVEDLQRGGSGGGVG is encoded by the coding sequence ATGCCGCAGGCTCCGCAGTCGATTCAGACCTTCATCGACACGTTGCGCCGGATCGACGCGCTCAACGTGCTCGACATCCTGCTGATCGCGATCGTGATCTACGCCGCGCTCGTCTGGCTCAAGGGCGCCTCCGGTATGTCCATGGTCAAGGGCGCCGCCGTGATCGTCGCCGGCGGCGTGGCGCTCACCAGCCTGTTCGGCAGCCAGTTGCACGCGGTGGACTGGGTGCTGCGCAACTCCCTGCCGGCGCTGCTCGTCGCCGTGCCGATCGTCTTCCAGCCGGAGATTCGCCGGGCGTTGGAGCGCCTCGGTCGCTCGCGCGTCGCCGCCCGCCGCCACCGCCGCGCCTCCGCGCCCGTGCTGACGACACTTTCCGAGGCGGCGATCGAGATGTCGGCGCGCCGCCTCGGCGCCCTGATCGTGATCGAGCGCGAGACGGGGTTGGACGACTTCTTGCGCTCCGGCGCCACGGTGGACGCCGTGCCGACCAAGGACCTGCTGATCAACATCTTCTGGCGCAACTCGCCGCTGCACGACGGCGCGGTGATCGTGCGCGACAACCGCATCGCCGCCGCGCGCTGCATCCTGCCGCCGTCCGAAGCGGTGATGCCGGGGCACCTGGGCACGCGCCACCGCGCGGCGCTGGGCATCAGCGAGCAGACGGACGCGGTGGTGATCGTCGTCTCCGAGGAGACGGGCGCGATCTCCGTCGCCTTCAACGGCCAGTTGCTGCCGGGGCTCGGCGCCGACCGGCTGCGCAGCGTCTTGCAGCAGCACGCCGGCCAAACGGAGGGCGCGACGCTGCGGCTGATCCGGCCGGGCGAGACGGTGGAAGACCTGCAACGGGGTGGCAGCGGCGGTGGCGTGGGCTGA
- a CDS encoding CdaR family protein: MAWAERIWHWFRQDGRRAGRTLLVNSPLMLLSLALATVLWVYVTNEENPTTRRPFPSLQLATDQGQLHNAPKGFIPTSISPNQINLTLIGANSDVQAVQTNNIDLFADMAGVSQPTRTDGTSETFLVPVHANVKRRGVRAEVDPQTVFVTLQPEAQQTVPIRINQVDSLPVGFELASAPTSDPAQAQVVGLKQNVDAVDSVYADLHLTGLSVSTTVTVPLIARSSDGRTVSGPTVQPATATIHVAIRRAVFSQEAYVGVQTHGKPAPGYQVVGVASDPPSVTIQGTLDVLNSVTTIATDTLEVEGATGDVKRVVALKPPAGVTVVDATTVTATVSVQPIRGSSSVLVAPRFVNAAPGTQVQTQNTTVTVAFSGPLPQILALKPDDIARQITATVDLSGLSPGSYSLEPKVALPVGLEKDGVTPAKVEVTILALSPPPAATPAR; the protein is encoded by the coding sequence GTGGCGTGGGCTGAGCGGATCTGGCACTGGTTTCGGCAGGACGGGAGACGCGCGGGCCGCACGCTGCTGGTCAACTCGCCGCTGATGCTGCTCTCGCTGGCGCTGGCGACGGTGCTCTGGGTCTACGTCACCAACGAGGAGAACCCCACAACGCGGCGCCCCTTCCCGTCCTTGCAGCTCGCCACCGACCAGGGACAGCTGCACAACGCGCCCAAGGGCTTCATCCCGACGAGCATCAGCCCCAACCAGATCAATTTGACGCTGATCGGCGCCAACTCCGACGTGCAGGCGGTGCAGACGAACAACATCGACCTGTTCGCCGACATGGCCGGCGTTTCCCAGCCCACGCGCACCGACGGCACCAGCGAGACATTTCTCGTGCCCGTGCACGCCAACGTGAAACGCCGAGGCGTGCGCGCCGAAGTCGATCCGCAGACCGTCTTCGTCACGCTGCAGCCGGAAGCGCAGCAAACGGTGCCGATCCGCATCAACCAGGTCGATTCATTACCCGTCGGCTTCGAGCTGGCCTCGGCGCCCACCTCCGACCCCGCGCAGGCGCAGGTCGTCGGCCTCAAGCAGAACGTGGACGCAGTGGACAGTGTGTACGCCGATCTGCATCTGACCGGCCTCTCGGTCTCCACCACGGTCACCGTGCCGCTGATCGCGCGCAGCAGCGACGGCCGCACGGTCAGCGGGCCGACCGTGCAGCCGGCAACCGCGACGATCCACGTCGCCATCCGGCGCGCGGTCTTCTCGCAGGAGGCGTACGTCGGCGTGCAGACGCACGGCAAGCCCGCGCCCGGCTACCAGGTCGTGGGCGTCGCCTCCGATCCGCCGAGTGTGACGATCCAGGGCACGCTCGACGTGCTCAACAGCGTCACGACGATCGCGACCGACACGCTCGAGGTGGAGGGCGCCACGGGCGACGTGAAGCGCGTCGTCGCGCTGAAACCGCCCGCCGGCGTGACGGTCGTGGACGCGACGACGGTGACGGCCACCGTTTCCGTCCAGCCGATCCGCGGTTCGAGCTCGGTGCTGGTGGCGCCGAGGTTCGTCAATGCCGCGCCCGGCACGCAGGTGCAGACGCAGAACACGACGGTGACGGTGGCCTTCTCTGGGCCGTTGCCGCAGATCCTCGCCTTGAAGCCGGACGACATCGCCAGGCAGATCACTGCGACGGTGGATCTGAGCGGCCTCTCGCCCGGAAGCTACAGCCTGGAGCCGAAGGTCGCGCTGCCGGTCGGGCTGGAGAAGGACGGCGTGACGCCGGCCAAAGTCGAGGTCACGATCCTGGCGCTTTCGCCGCCGCCCGCGGCCACGCCGGCACGCTGA
- the argF gene encoding ornithine carbamoyltransferase, with the protein MRGRHLLTVGDLDVRDLLRILDVATEFKRARPGRLLDGRQLALLFEKPSTRTKAGFEVGMKRLGGDVTYFSGAEVGLGVREPVKDVARVLSRMYDIIAARTMAQATVEELAQYATVPVINALSDTEHPCQALADLMTIREHTGELKGVQLAYIGDGNNVAASLVQACAMAGLNVALACPEGYEVPAEPLARAEVFAAASGGTIRQVAEPAEAVREAQIIYTDVWISMGQERETAIRREVFAPYTVDMELVSRAPAGVLIMHDLPAHRGEEISDDVMESPGSIVFDQAENRLHSEQALLALMLGGVRDEAFMR; encoded by the coding sequence ATGCGCGGCCGCCATCTGCTGACCGTGGGCGATCTGGACGTACGCGACCTGCTGCGCATCCTCGACGTGGCGACGGAGTTCAAGCGCGCCCGTCCCGGCCGGCTGCTGGACGGCCGCCAGCTCGCGCTCCTCTTCGAGAAGCCCTCCACGCGTACCAAGGCCGGCTTCGAGGTCGGCATGAAGCGGCTCGGCGGCGACGTCACCTACTTCTCCGGCGCCGAGGTCGGCCTCGGCGTGCGCGAGCCGGTCAAAGACGTGGCCCGCGTGCTCAGCCGCATGTACGACATCATCGCCGCCCGCACGATGGCGCAGGCCACGGTCGAAGAGCTGGCGCAGTACGCCACCGTGCCCGTGATCAACGCCCTCTCCGACACCGAGCATCCCTGCCAGGCGCTGGCCGACCTGATGACGATCCGCGAGCACACCGGCGAGCTGAAAGGCGTGCAGCTCGCCTACATCGGCGACGGCAACAACGTCGCCGCCTCGCTGGTGCAGGCCTGCGCCATGGCCGGGCTGAATGTCGCCCTCGCCTGCCCGGAGGGCTACGAGGTGCCGGCCGAGCCACTGGCCCGCGCCGAAGTCTTCGCCGCCGCCTCCGGCGGCACGATCCGCCAGGTCGCAGAGCCCGCCGAGGCGGTGCGCGAGGCACAGATCATCTACACCGATGTCTGGATCAGCATGGGCCAGGAGCGCGAGACGGCCATTCGCCGGGAGGTCTTCGCGCCGTACACTGTGGATATGGAGCTGGTCTCCCGCGCCCCCGCCGGCGTGCTGATCATGCACGACCTGCCCGCGCACCGCGGCGAGGAGATCAGCGACGACGTGATGGAGTCGCCCGGCTCGATCGTCTTCGATCAGGCGGAGAACCGGCTGCACTCCGAGCAGGCCCTGCTCGCGCTGATGCTGGGCGGCGTGCGCGACGAGGCGTTCATGCGCTAG